In Arachis hypogaea cultivar Tifrunner chromosome 17, arahy.Tifrunner.gnm2.J5K5, whole genome shotgun sequence, a single window of DNA contains:
- the LOC140180999 gene encoding uncharacterized protein, with protein MTISQYFTKIKVLWEELNSYRPVQCNCSDARAMQEFLQAEYVHCFLMGLDESYSQIRGQILLMEPLPAINKVLSLVTQEEKYRALGASLNSLPQPQVAFLARNPHATQPQGRGRGTLKKYRPLCSHCDLLGHTIDKYYKLHRFPPNFGLLSVQ; from the coding sequence atgacCATCTCACAATACTTTACCAAGATCAAAGTTCTTTGGGAGGAATTGAACTCCTACAGACCCGTACAATGCAACTGCAGTGATGCTCGAGCTATGCAAGAATTTCTTCAAGCAGAATACGTCCATTGCTTCTTGATGGGACTAGATGAATCTTATTCTCAAATTCGGGGCCAAATCCTACTCATGGAACCTCTCCCTGCGATTAACAAGGTGCTATCTTTGGTGACTCAAGAAGAGAAATATCGAGCATTAGGAGCTTCCTTGAATTCACTGCCACAACCTCAAGTCGCTTTCCTCGCTCGCAATCCTCATGCCACTCAGCCTCAAGGTCGTGGCCGAGGCACACTCAAGAAATATCGTCCTCTCTGCTCTCATTGTGACCTTCTTGGACATACAATCGATAAGTACTATAAGCTCCACAGATTTCCACCAAATTTTGGCCTTCTTTCTGTTCAATAG